From a region of the Zerene cesonia ecotype Mississippi chromosome 11, Zerene_cesonia_1.1, whole genome shotgun sequence genome:
- the LOC119830496 gene encoding tyramine/octopamine receptor-like: protein MISVLTVLPRGEVTAGWWAFATVMAVITIATVIGNLSVVIALCKVKRSPTHFPLTSLVVADLLVGLVVLPIAAARELFVFHLPRIVCAFWSTMDVLCCTASILSLCVLGWERWSGITAPLARARRGERARLLAYTVWPIASAVALPTAFIPSPRHFHPGEMAKACTVNTNIGYVFFSISFSFYLPAGMMIVMYGYILRALAAPPPLRVHRGRSPNTNTNNIQSQTPNKPISNPVPHPESTQDLNSNDLPRYSTPKGRKLNIPGISKSIQIPSPLKSPRAFRGFMSRQRRATRTIIKLMGLFLVCWTPFFVMLPVDSLFDCVRDTTWQWCTWLGYLNSALNPLVYSAASPSVRRAFRASFSSSNDVAMTTREKRSDGIIDISGLK from the exons ATGATATCTGTTTT AACAGTGCTCCCGCGAGGCGAAGTAACAGCAGGATGGTGGGCGTTTGCAACTGTGATGGCAGTCATCACCATCGCGACGGTGATCGGGAACCTTTCGGTGGTGATAGCGCTGTGCAAGGTGAAACGGTCGCCCACACATTTCCCGCTGACCAGTTTGGTGGTAGCGGATTTACTGGTGGGGTTGGTGGTGCTGCCCATTGCGGCTGCTAGGGAGCtgtttgtatttcatttgc cCCGTATCGTCTGTGCATTCTGGAGCACAATGGACGTCTTATGCTGCACTGCGTCCATCCTCTCCCTCTGTGTACTCGGCTGGGAGCGCTGGAGCGGCATCACGGCGCCGCTCGCTCGCGCCAGACGCGGAGAGAGAGCCAGACTCCTTGCTTATACCGTCTGGCCGATAGCCAGTGCGGTGGCTCTGCCCACAGCATTCATTCCTTCACCGCGACACTTTCATCCAGGCGAAATGGCTAAGGCGTGTACTGTGAATACTAATATAGG CTACGTGTTCTTCAGTATATCGTTCTCTTTCTACCTCCCAGCGGGCATGATGATCGTGATGTATGGCTATATACTTCGCGCGCTGGCTGCCCCGCCCCCCTTACGTGTGCATAGAGGTCGATCCCcgaatacaaatacaaacaatatacag AGTCAAACACCAAACAAACCTATAAGCAATCCCGTTCCGCACCCTGAATCTACCCAGGACCTCAATTCAAATGACCTGCCAAG GTATTCAACACCAAAAGGGCGCAAATTAAACATTCCAGGTATATCGAAGAGCATCCAAATACCATCACCATTAAAGTCACCTCGTGCCTT TCGCGGGTTCATGTCCCGCCAACGCCGCGCCACTCGCACCATTATCAAGCTGATGGGGCTCTTCTTAGTCTGCTGGACGCCATTTTTTGTCATGTTGCCTGTag ATTCGCTCTTCGACTGTGTCAGGGACACCACCTGGCAGTGGTGTACCTGGCTAGGCTACCTGAACTCAGCCCTGAATCCCCTCGTGTACTCCGCCGCATCGCCCAGTGTGAGGAGAGCTTTTCGCGCTTCCTTTTCCAGCTCGAATGACGTCGCTATGACGACCCGCGAGAAAAGGAGTGACG GGATCATCGACATTTcaggtttaaaataa